TGCCCCGAGTCGGATACGGTGATGGCTTTCGTCTGCGGCTTCGCGAGACTCGCCGACGAGCTCGCCTTCGGCAGATCGACCTTGATCCCCTGCACCGACGCGGTGGTCATGATGATGAAGATGATCAGCAGCACGTACGCGAGGTCCAGCATCGGCGTGATGTTGATGTCGTCGTACGGCTTGTCGTCGTCCTGAACTTGCATGGCGTTACGCCCTCCGTTGTTGCGTGCTGCGGCGCGTGTCGTGTTGCGTCATCGATTCGTTCGCGTTTGTGCCTAATCCGCGGCGATCGCGTGGTCCGCGCTGCGATGCGCTTCCGCGAGACGCGTCACGAACTCGTCGACGAACACCTGCATGTTCGCGGTCACGTTCTTGTTGCGAATCAGCAGGTAGTTGTAGCCAAACAGCGCGGGAATCGCGACGAACAGACCGGTGACGGTGGCGAGCAGTGCAGCTGCAATACCCGGTGCGATTGCGTTCACGTTGACGTCGCCGGCGGCGGCAATCGCGGCGAACGTGATCATCACGCCGACCACGGTGCCGAGCAGGCCGAGGAACGGGCCGCCGGAAATCGCGATCGTCAGCAGAACCATCGACTTCGAAAGGCGCTGGTTTTCACGGACCAGCGTGGCGTCCATCGTGGCGCGGATCGCTTCGATCGACTCGGTGGTGA
The genomic region above belongs to Paraburkholderia edwinii and contains:
- a CDS encoding ExbD/TolR family protein — its product is MQVQDDDKPYDDINITPMLDLAYVLLIIFIIMTTASVQGIKVDLPKASSSASLAKPQTKAITVSDSGQIFLDAYPVTMDELENRLRTIKATTPDAPIVLKGDSAVAYQKVMDVLDLLRRLDLTQVGLVTGKQKS